The following proteins are encoded in a genomic region of Spirosoma sp. SC4-14:
- the bcp gene encoding thioredoxin-dependent thiol peroxidase translates to MNLNIGDPAPDFSSIDQNGNPVKLSDFRGKKVVLYFYPKDDTPGCTAQACSLRDNYTSLKAAGYEVLGVSVDDVKSHKKFAGKYDLPFTLVADTDQQIVEAYGVWKEKSMYGRTYMGTVRTTFLIDENGIITDIIGKIDTKNHAEQILK, encoded by the coding sequence ATGAACCTAAACATTGGCGACCCGGCCCCCGACTTCAGCAGTATAGACCAGAACGGTAATCCGGTAAAATTGTCAGATTTTCGCGGAAAGAAAGTTGTGCTGTATTTTTACCCCAAAGACGATACCCCCGGCTGTACGGCGCAGGCCTGTAGCTTACGCGATAACTACACTAGCCTGAAAGCAGCTGGTTATGAGGTTTTAGGGGTTAGTGTCGATGACGTTAAATCGCACAAAAAATTTGCAGGAAAATATGATTTACCCTTTACGCTAGTGGCCGATACCGATCAGCAGATTGTAGAGGCTTATGGTGTCTGGAAGGAAAAATCGATGTATGGCCGCACTTACATGGGAACTGTACGAACAACGTTCCTTATCGACGAAAACGGCATTATTACCGACATCATTGGAAAAATAGATACCAAAAATCACGCAGAACAAATTTTAAAATAG
- a CDS encoding M23 family metallopeptidase has protein sequence MFPIMPGAANSLSGGMGDLRANHFHAGLDIRTGGREGLDVHAAADGYVSRIAVFTGGYGNVIFIKHPNGLTTVYGHLKSLKDTLGTFLREQQYQKKTFEIDLRPTPGQFPVKKGDVVAASGNTGGSGGPHLHFEIRDAKDNLINPLLYDFSELRDDVPPYFERIALKTMTATSRVNGEYQRVSYAPVRLADGSYTLKQPITASGLIGLEILGYDKTSGSPYRNGINCLEIRLDGKEVFAYNMNSFPNEQTRFMNIHENYEVEQTSGQRYHRGYIADGNILNLYKLQNNAAYRGRLPLLDGQPHEVSLTLYDAFDHAAKLTFTILPEKPIPAPNRTDSLTIQPDADEDTEEESIQGDPSATITTDENVLKLTVKNVSVSNPPMAKLHIGRTVVEQSVSYIHKNQAVYLIDLRQSLPDSVQFGRNVVRTNFKKRIMPGRSEMLVDGNTRLRFSPQTLFDTLYLAMRTLPGGGLEINQSTIPINDYLTIQYTPNYPIAIDTMRTKAYWVSGGNESFLGGTWNKGKIEFKTRTLGRFQLITDATPPRVEILSATPNGITARIRDDLSGIADFRALVNGEWVLMQYDYKRALLWSDKLNPDEPFETGAEVLVQVKDRSGNIGSDSTTIAIPRPAVRHKAAPKRRRKR, from the coding sequence ATGTTCCCCATCATGCCGGGAGCAGCTAACTCATTGTCGGGTGGCATGGGCGATTTGCGGGCCAATCACTTTCATGCCGGTCTCGACATCCGTACTGGTGGTCGCGAGGGGCTCGATGTTCATGCGGCTGCCGATGGCTACGTTTCCCGTATTGCGGTTTTTACGGGGGGATATGGTAATGTTATTTTCATTAAACACCCCAATGGCCTTACCACCGTTTATGGGCATCTGAAATCGCTGAAAGATACACTGGGCACTTTCTTACGGGAGCAACAGTATCAGAAAAAAACGTTCGAAATCGACCTTCGGCCAACGCCCGGACAATTTCCGGTAAAAAAAGGGGATGTTGTTGCTGCATCAGGGAATACGGGCGGATCGGGTGGACCACACCTTCATTTCGAAATTCGTGACGCGAAAGACAATCTGATTAATCCGTTGCTCTACGATTTTTCGGAACTGCGCGACGATGTTCCGCCCTATTTTGAGCGTATTGCCCTGAAAACCATGACGGCTACATCGCGGGTCAACGGCGAATATCAACGGGTAAGTTATGCTCCTGTCCGATTAGCAGATGGCTCCTATACCCTCAAACAACCCATTACAGCTTCGGGACTGATTGGGCTTGAAATACTGGGCTATGACAAAACCAGCGGATCACCCTACCGGAATGGCATCAACTGCCTCGAAATTAGGCTCGATGGCAAGGAAGTGTTTGCCTACAACATGAATAGCTTCCCGAACGAGCAAACGCGGTTCATGAATATCCATGAAAACTACGAAGTAGAGCAAACCAGCGGTCAGCGCTATCACCGAGGCTATATTGCCGATGGCAACATTCTCAATCTTTACAAGCTACAGAACAATGCCGCTTACCGGGGCCGACTGCCACTACTGGACGGTCAACCGCATGAGGTCTCGCTGACGTTGTATGACGCCTTCGACCATGCAGCCAAGTTAACATTTACCATTCTGCCCGAAAAGCCCATCCCGGCACCCAACCGAACCGATTCGCTGACCATTCAGCCAGATGCCGACGAAGACACAGAAGAGGAATCGATTCAGGGCGATCCATCGGCAACCATTACAACGGATGAAAATGTGCTGAAACTTACGGTAAAAAATGTATCCGTAAGCAATCCACCTATGGCCAAACTCCACATTGGCCGAACCGTTGTTGAGCAAAGTGTCAGCTATATACATAAGAATCAGGCCGTTTATCTGATAGATTTGCGTCAGTCGCTGCCCGACTCTGTTCAGTTTGGGCGTAATGTAGTACGGACAAATTTTAAAAAGCGCATTATGCCGGGTCGCAGTGAAATGCTGGTTGATGGTAATACTCGACTGCGCTTTAGCCCTCAAACGTTGTTCGATACGCTGTATCTGGCCATGCGTACACTGCCGGGTGGAGGCCTGGAAATTAATCAGTCGACCATTCCCATCAACGACTATTTAACAATCCAGTATACGCCAAACTATCCAATTGCCATCGATACCATGCGAACCAAAGCTTACTGGGTAAGCGGAGGTAATGAGAGTTTTCTGGGCGGAACGTGGAACAAAGGAAAAATTGAGTTCAAAACGCGCACACTTGGGCGCTTTCAATTAATAACCGATGCCACACCACCCAGAGTCGAAATTCTGTCGGCAACGCCAAACGGTATTACAGCCCGAATTCGAGACGATTTGTCAGGAATTGCGGACTTCCGGGCACTGGTCAATGGTGAGTGGGTTTTGATGCAATATGATTACAAACGGGCTTTGTTATGGTCCGACAAACTGAATCCTGACGAACCATTCGAAACCGGAGCGGAAGTACTCGTTCAGGTTAAAGACCGATCGGGAAATATCGGTTCCGACAGTACAACCATTGCCATTCCTCGCCCGGCTGTTCGCCATAAGGCAGCTCCCAAACGACGCAGGAAGCGGTAA
- a CDS encoding fumarylacetoacetate hydrolase family protein, with protein sequence MKIICVGRNYAEHVRELNNEKPDDPVIFIKPETAVPLKNEPFFYPSFSNDVHYEVEILVKINRVGKNIEEKFAHKYYDEIGVGIDFTARDVQSKLKAKGLPWELAKGFNGSAPISTFVPKTDFPDLQNLNFRLDLNGETRQVGNTSMMLFKIDYLISFVSRYFLLQQGDIIFTGTPSGVGPVQIGDQLTAYIEDKLMLAVDVK encoded by the coding sequence ATGAAAATCATCTGCGTTGGCCGTAATTACGCCGAACACGTCAGGGAACTTAACAACGAAAAACCCGACGATCCTGTTATTTTTATAAAGCCTGAAACGGCTGTTCCACTTAAAAATGAGCCATTCTTCTATCCGAGTTTTTCGAACGATGTTCATTACGAAGTCGAAATTCTGGTAAAAATTAACCGGGTCGGCAAAAATATAGAAGAGAAGTTTGCCCACAAATATTACGATGAAATTGGTGTTGGTATCGACTTCACAGCCCGCGATGTTCAGAGTAAGCTAAAAGCAAAGGGGCTCCCCTGGGAACTGGCAAAAGGATTCAACGGCTCGGCTCCCATTTCGACTTTTGTACCAAAAACCGATTTCCCTGATTTACAGAATCTGAACTTCCGGCTCGATCTCAATGGCGAAACTCGTCAGGTAGGCAACACCAGTATGATGTTGTTTAAGATTGACTACCTGATTTCGTTCGTGTCGCGTTATTTCTTACTCCAGCAGGGTGATATCATTTTCACTGGCACCCCATCTGGCGTTGGTCCTGTACAAATAGGCGACCAGCTAACAGCATACATTGAAGATAAACTAATGCTGGCAGTTGACGTTAAATAA
- a CDS encoding M48 family metallopeptidase, which yields MKKVIFLMMSLVFAVTACEKVPLTGRKQLILVPNNDMLSMSFTQYRQFLDTSRVIASTGDAAMVTRVGDRIRQAVESYMNSNGYSKRLEGFKWEYHLVQSNQVNAWCMPGGKIVVYSGILPYTQNEAGLATVLGHEVSHAIAEHGNERMSEGLVANGILQVGQVAAGIATASKSPQTQALFQQAIGTGGPLMYQYFGALPHSRNQESEADHLGLIFMAMAGYDPNEAITFWQRMAKASAGKAPAEFFSDHPSDARRIADLQKLLPDAMKYYNGRR from the coding sequence ATGAAAAAAGTCATATTCTTGATGATGTCGCTCGTTTTTGCTGTTACAGCCTGCGAGAAAGTACCCCTTACTGGACGAAAGCAACTGATTCTGGTTCCCAATAATGACATGCTCTCAATGAGCTTTACACAATATCGTCAATTTCTGGATACTAGCCGGGTTATTGCCAGCACCGGCGATGCCGCTATGGTAACTCGGGTAGGCGATCGAATCCGTCAGGCAGTGGAGAGCTACATGAACTCCAATGGCTATAGCAAACGGCTGGAGGGCTTTAAGTGGGAATATCACCTTGTGCAAAGCAATCAGGTGAATGCCTGGTGTATGCCAGGTGGCAAAATTGTGGTTTACTCCGGTATTCTGCCCTATACGCAAAACGAAGCCGGTTTAGCAACCGTACTGGGTCACGAAGTGTCGCACGCCATAGCCGAACACGGTAACGAACGCATGAGTGAAGGCCTGGTGGCAAACGGTATACTTCAGGTTGGCCAGGTAGCGGCTGGTATTGCGACCGCATCAAAGAGCCCACAAACGCAGGCTCTATTTCAGCAAGCTATTGGTACTGGCGGACCGCTGATGTATCAGTATTTTGGAGCACTTCCGCATAGCCGTAATCAGGAATCAGAAGCGGATCATTTGGGCCTGATTTTTATGGCAATGGCTGGTTACGATCCAAACGAAGCCATTACGTTCTGGCAGCGAATGGCTAAAGCCAGTGCCGGAAAAGCACCCGCCGAATTCTTTTCGGACCACCCATCCGATGCCCGCCGAATTGCGGACCTGCAAAAGCTGCTGCCCGATGCCATGAAATATTATAATGGACGTCGATAG
- the sucC gene encoding ADP-forming succinate--CoA ligase subunit beta, producing the protein MNIHEYQGKEILKKYGVRIQEGIVAESPEKAVEAAKQIMAQSGSKFVVVKSQIHAGGRGKGKVVGSEQRGVALAKSVDDVRDIAKNLIGNVLVTHQTGPEGKKVNKVLVAQDVFYPGATEPKEMYISILLDRTKACNVIMASTEGGMDIEEVAEKTPEKIVKEWIDPSVGLQPFQARKIAFGLGLEGEAFKEMVKFVTSLYKAYVDTDASMFEINPVLKTSDNKILAVDAKVNLDDNALYRHPDLANLRDITEEDPLEVEATASDLNYVKLDGNVGCMVNGAGLAMATMDIIKLSGGEPANFLDVGGGANAKTVEAGFRIILKDPNVKAILINIFGGIVRCDRVATGVVEAYKAIGDIPVPIIVRLQGTNAEEGARIIDESGLKVQSAVLLKEAAEKVRQVVEAL; encoded by the coding sequence ATGAATATACACGAGTATCAGGGTAAAGAAATTCTGAAAAAGTACGGTGTCCGGATTCAGGAAGGCATCGTGGCCGAGTCGCCTGAGAAAGCCGTTGAAGCCGCCAAACAAATTATGGCGCAGTCCGGCTCAAAGTTCGTTGTCGTTAAATCGCAGATTCACGCTGGTGGTCGCGGCAAGGGAAAAGTTGTCGGGAGTGAGCAACGGGGTGTCGCGTTAGCCAAGTCAGTTGATGACGTACGTGATATTGCTAAAAACCTGATCGGGAATGTTCTTGTCACCCATCAGACGGGGCCAGAAGGCAAGAAGGTAAACAAAGTTCTGGTTGCTCAGGACGTTTTCTACCCCGGTGCCACAGAGCCCAAAGAAATGTACATCAGTATCCTGCTCGACCGGACTAAAGCCTGCAATGTGATCATGGCCAGCACCGAAGGAGGGATGGACATTGAAGAGGTGGCCGAAAAAACCCCGGAGAAAATTGTAAAAGAATGGATTGACCCATCGGTTGGTCTGCAACCGTTTCAGGCTCGCAAAATAGCCTTTGGGCTGGGCCTTGAAGGCGAAGCCTTTAAAGAGATGGTAAAGTTCGTAACGTCGCTCTATAAAGCGTATGTCGATACGGATGCGTCGATGTTTGAGATCAATCCGGTTTTGAAAACATCGGATAACAAAATTCTGGCTGTCGACGCTAAAGTTAACCTCGACGACAACGCGCTTTATCGCCATCCAGACCTCGCCAATTTGCGCGATATTACCGAAGAAGACCCACTCGAAGTAGAAGCTACCGCCAGTGATCTAAACTACGTAAAACTCGACGGTAACGTGGGTTGTATGGTTAATGGTGCTGGTTTGGCCATGGCCACCATGGACATCATCAAACTATCGGGTGGTGAGCCTGCCAACTTCCTCGACGTAGGTGGTGGAGCGAATGCCAAAACGGTTGAAGCTGGTTTCCGAATCATCCTGAAAGATCCGAACGTAAAAGCAATTCTGATCAATATCTTCGGGGGTATCGTTCGCTGCGACCGCGTAGCAACGGGCGTGGTGGAAGCTTATAAAGCAATTGGCGATATTCCAGTTCCAATCATTGTTCGTTTGCAGGGTACAAACGCCGAAGAAGGCGCCCGAATCATCGATGAATCGGGGCTTAAAGTGCAGTCGGCTGTCTTGTTGAAAGAAGCCGCCGAAAAAGTTCGTCAGGTTGTCGAAGCACTGTAA
- a CDS encoding ABC transporter ATP-binding protein gives MPLLQTTNIRRSYGNLPVLKGINLSIESGEVVSIVGASGAGKTTLLQILGTLDRPDSGDLQINGQNVFALNDRQLAKFRNEQIGFVFQFNNLLPEFTALENVCLPGFISGKEEQEVRERAEALLVTLGLQERLNHLPSQMSGGEQQRTAVARALINKPAIVFADEPSGNLDSRNAEELHQLFFRLRQELGQTFIIVTHNEMLAALADRTVTIRDGLLFN, from the coding sequence ATGCCGCTACTACAAACTACGAACATACGCCGGAGTTATGGCAACCTGCCCGTCCTGAAAGGTATCAATTTAAGTATCGAATCGGGCGAAGTTGTATCAATTGTGGGAGCATCGGGAGCCGGAAAAACTACCCTGCTACAAATTCTGGGAACACTCGACCGACCAGATTCGGGCGATTTGCAGATTAATGGTCAGAATGTATTCGCACTGAACGATCGCCAACTGGCTAAGTTTCGGAATGAGCAAATTGGGTTTGTCTTTCAATTCAATAACCTGCTACCCGAATTTACTGCTTTGGAAAATGTTTGCCTGCCCGGTTTTATTTCCGGAAAAGAAGAGCAGGAAGTGCGCGAGCGTGCCGAAGCACTACTGGTTACACTCGGTTTGCAGGAGCGCCTGAATCATTTGCCTTCTCAGATGTCGGGTGGAGAGCAGCAACGAACGGCCGTTGCGCGGGCACTGATCAACAAACCCGCTATTGTTTTTGCTGATGAACCGAGCGGCAATCTTGATTCCCGAAATGCCGAAGAGCTCCATCAGCTTTTCTTTCGCCTTCGCCAGGAATTAGGTCAGACATTTATTATTGTGACTCATAACGAAATGCTGGCTGCTCTGGCCGATCGTACCGTAACCATCCGTGATGGCTTACTGTTTAACTAA
- a CDS encoding GNAT family protein, whose translation MLTLQPLSPADLAFVIQSEQHPDNQRYVGQWTVEQYRNALDDPNYQCFLIIADGNPVGHCILYDLQNPDNSVLLKRIVIQTKGQGYGRIALENIMAYVFGVLKANRLWLDVRTFNERAEKLYQSIGFQYEGTQRKASHVDQEYVDLKLYGMLREEYNQRTGQAG comes from the coding sequence ATGCTAACCTTACAACCGCTCTCCCCTGCCGACCTGGCTTTCGTTATCCAATCTGAACAGCATCCCGACAACCAACGCTATGTTGGCCAATGGACAGTAGAGCAATATCGCAACGCTCTTGACGATCCGAATTACCAGTGTTTTTTAATTATAGCCGATGGTAATCCAGTTGGTCATTGCATTCTATATGATCTCCAGAACCCCGATAATTCGGTATTGCTCAAACGAATAGTCATTCAAACCAAAGGACAAGGCTATGGTCGTATTGCGCTGGAAAACATAATGGCCTACGTATTTGGGGTCTTAAAGGCGAATCGCCTTTGGCTCGATGTAAGAACTTTTAATGAGCGGGCGGAGAAACTATATCAATCCATTGGTTTTCAGTATGAAGGAACCCAACGAAAAGCATCGCACGTCGATCAGGAGTATGTCGACTTAAAACTCTACGGAATGCTTCGGGAAGAATACAATCAACGAACCGGGCAAGCGGGGTAG
- the groL gene encoding chaperonin GroEL (60 kDa chaperone family; promotes refolding of misfolded polypeptides especially under stressful conditions; forms two stacked rings of heptamers to form a barrel-shaped 14mer; ends can be capped by GroES; misfolded proteins enter the barrel where they are refolded when GroES binds) — protein sequence MAKKIFFDTEARERIKKGVDTLADAVKVTLGPKGRNVILDKKFGSPAITKDGVTVAKEIELKDAMENMGAQLVKEVASKTADSAGDGTTTATVLAQAIYSIGAKNVAAGANPMDLKRGIEKAVAAVTANLAEQAQTVGDDFGKIAQVATISANHDDEIGNMIAEAMKKVGKEGVITVEEARGTETEVKTVEGMQFDRGYLSPYFVTNTEKMEVELDRPFILISEKKVSSMKELLPVLEQVAQTGRPLLIIAEDVDGEALATLVVNKIRGALKVAAVKAPGFGDRRKAMLEDIAILTGGQVISEERGFKLENATIDYLGQAEKILIDKDNTTVVNGVGQKEDITGRVNQIKAQIENTTSDYDREKLQERLAKLSGGVAILYIGAATEVEMKEKKDRVDDALHATRAAVEEGIVTGGGIALIRAISALDGINTINEDEKTGVNIIRVALESPLRTIVANAGGEGSVIVNKVKEGTGGFGYNAKNDTFEDLFAAGIIDPKKVTRLALENAASIAGLLLTTECVIADEPEEAPAGGGAPGMHGGGMGGMM from the coding sequence ATGGCTAAGAAAATATTTTTCGATACTGAAGCCCGTGAGCGGATTAAAAAGGGTGTTGATACCCTGGCTGATGCGGTAAAAGTTACCCTCGGCCCTAAAGGTCGCAATGTTATTCTTGATAAAAAATTCGGCTCACCAGCCATCACCAAAGATGGTGTGACGGTAGCGAAAGAAATTGAGCTGAAAGACGCCATGGAAAACATGGGCGCCCAGCTTGTTAAAGAAGTAGCATCGAAAACCGCGGATTCGGCGGGTGATGGTACAACCACAGCAACGGTTCTGGCACAAGCAATTTACTCGATCGGTGCTAAAAACGTAGCCGCTGGTGCTAACCCAATGGACCTGAAGCGTGGTATCGAAAAAGCTGTTGCTGCTGTAACTGCCAATCTGGCTGAGCAGGCACAGACCGTTGGCGACGACTTCGGCAAAATTGCTCAGGTAGCTACCATCTCAGCTAACCACGACGATGAAATCGGCAACATGATTGCCGAAGCCATGAAGAAAGTAGGTAAAGAAGGTGTAATTACGGTTGAAGAAGCTCGTGGTACTGAAACGGAAGTTAAAACCGTAGAGGGTATGCAGTTCGACCGTGGCTACCTGTCGCCTTACTTCGTTACTAACACCGAAAAAATGGAAGTTGAGCTGGATCGTCCGTTCATTCTGATTTCGGAGAAAAAAGTATCGTCGATGAAAGAGCTGCTGCCCGTTCTGGAGCAGGTTGCTCAAACCGGTCGTCCACTGCTGATCATCGCTGAAGATGTTGATGGCGAGGCTCTTGCTACATTAGTAGTTAACAAAATCCGTGGTGCTTTGAAAGTAGCTGCCGTTAAAGCTCCTGGCTTTGGCGATCGTCGGAAAGCGATGCTGGAAGATATCGCTATCCTGACCGGCGGTCAGGTTATCAGCGAAGAGCGTGGCTTCAAACTCGAAAACGCTACGATCGACTATCTGGGTCAAGCCGAAAAAATTCTGATCGACAAAGACAACACGACTGTTGTTAATGGCGTAGGTCAGAAAGAAGATATCACGGGTCGCGTGAATCAAATTAAAGCCCAAATCGAAAACACGACATCAGACTACGATCGCGAGAAATTGCAGGAGCGTCTGGCAAAATTGTCGGGTGGTGTGGCTATCCTCTACATCGGTGCGGCTACCGAAGTAGAAATGAAAGAAAAGAAAGACCGCGTTGACGATGCATTGCACGCTACCCGCGCTGCTGTAGAAGAAGGTATCGTAACTGGTGGTGGTATTGCCCTGATCCGTGCCATTTCGGCTCTGGATGGCATCAACACGATCAACGAAGACGAGAAAACGGGTGTAAACATCATTCGTGTTGCGCTTGAGTCGCCACTTCGTACCATTGTTGCCAATGCTGGTGGCGAAGGTTCAGTGATTGTAAATAAAGTGAAAGAAGGTACGGGTGGTTTTGGCTACAACGCGAAAAACGATACGTTTGAAGATCTGTTCGCTGCTGGTATCATCGATCCGAAAAAAGTTACTCGCCTGGCACTGGAAAACGCAGCTTCGATTGCGGGTCTGTTGCTGACGACCGAGTGTGTTATTGCGGATGAGCCAGAAGAAGCGCCTGCTGGTGGCGGTGCTCCTGGTATGCACGGCGGTGGCATGGGTGGCATGATGTAA
- a CDS encoding co-chaperone GroES codes for MVAETESVKVNVKPLADRVLVEAAPAEEKTSFGIIIPDTAKEKPQRGTVVAVGAGKKDEPLTVQVGDTVLYGKYAGTEITVEGKEYLIMRESDIFAIL; via the coding sequence ATGGTAGCAGAAACGGAAAGCGTTAAAGTGAACGTGAAACCGCTGGCTGACCGGGTGCTGGTAGAAGCCGCACCGGCCGAAGAAAAAACCTCGTTCGGAATTATCATTCCCGACACGGCAAAGGAAAAACCTCAGCGTGGAACGGTCGTAGCCGTTGGTGCGGGCAAGAAAGATGAGCCGCTAACGGTTCAGGTGGGCGATACGGTGCTGTATGGCAAATATGCTGGTACAGAAATCACCGTTGAAGGCAAAGAGTACCTCATCATGCGCGAATCAGACATTTTCGCAATCCTGTAA
- the secG gene encoding preprotein translocase subunit SecG: MLTATIVIICILTVLLILIVLIQNSKGGGLAGEFGGLGSNQLMGVKKTTDLLEQITWGLGIGVMVLCLASYIMIDRNQAGIINSANVDRAQTQTLPGAAAPTPAPNAANGAAPSQAVPGAAAPGASTSALTPQK; this comes from the coding sequence ATGCTAACGGCAACTATTGTCATTATTTGCATTCTCACAGTCTTATTGATTCTGATTGTGCTCATTCAAAACTCAAAAGGCGGTGGACTAGCCGGTGAATTTGGCGGGCTTGGTTCTAACCAACTCATGGGGGTTAAGAAAACAACCGATCTGCTCGAACAGATCACCTGGGGGCTTGGTATAGGTGTTATGGTTCTTTGCCTTGCTTCCTATATCATGATCGATCGTAATCAGGCTGGTATTATAAACAGTGCCAACGTAGATCGGGCTCAAACCCAAACCCTGCCGGGTGCGGCTGCCCCCACTCCTGCTCCTAACGCAGCTAATGGCGCAGCGCCTAGCCAGGCCGTTCCGGGAGCAGCTGCACCAGGTGCTTCAACCTCAGCTCTGACACCTCAGAAGTAA
- a CDS encoding LptE family protein, with product MKLTKNSFLVKNEKLRIKNKKAVHFKQLFFILNFSFFIQSCGIYSFTGTTLSPDIKTVTVNNFVLATAGGPANLPLTFNEKLKEYYQRYTNLKVVPNNGDLVLEGNITGYDLLAVAPTAQDQAGVNRLQITVLARFYNNKDESKNFEQSFSFYQDFPQNQTLSQNESRLVPKILDQIVLDIFNKTAADW from the coding sequence ATGAAATTGACGAAGAATAGTTTTTTAGTGAAGAATGAAAAGTTAAGAATAAAGAATAAAAAAGCTGTTCACTTTAAACAGTTATTCTTCATTCTTAACTTTTCATTCTTCATTCAATCGTGCGGTATTTACTCCTTCACAGGAACTACCCTTTCGCCCGACATAAAGACCGTAACGGTCAATAACTTTGTGCTGGCAACGGCGGGCGGGCCAGCCAACCTGCCACTTACCTTCAATGAAAAGCTGAAAGAGTATTACCAGCGCTATACGAACCTGAAAGTTGTACCCAACAACGGTGATCTGGTACTGGAAGGCAATATTACGGGCTACGACCTGCTGGCTGTAGCGCCTACGGCTCAGGACCAGGCTGGTGTTAACCGACTCCAGATTACAGTGTTGGCTCGTTTTTATAATAACAAAGACGAAAGTAAGAACTTCGAACAATCGTTTTCATTCTATCAGGATTTCCCTCAGAACCAAACCCTTAGTCAGAATGAAAGTCGACTGGTGCCCAAAATCCTGGATCAGATTGTCCTGGACATTTTCAATAAGACGGCTGCCGACTGGTAA